A portion of the Halogeometricum sp. S1BR25-6 genome contains these proteins:
- a CDS encoding AMP-dependent synthetase/ligase: MNWRDSEATFEDEVVGDGTLARMFEDSAARNAGEPAQRYKGGIYDRSLATAGVVSAAPDGDFATLTYGEMRGIVRNLAAGFRELGVEEGSRVGMLSHTRMEWAQCDFALLAAGGVVTTVYTSSSERQVEYLLSDPEASGVVVENADLLRRVFAVEDELDLEFIVLLDDPADGSGMGGAVRDRSDVYTLGEVHETGAASFDADAYESWVDGRDPADLASLIYTSGTTGRPKGVKLTHRNFRANVNQCYKRFGPRPDKDDDVPVISTGSTTLSFLPLAHVFERLAGHFLMFAAGACVAYAESPDTLREDFQLVEPTTGTSVPRVYEKLYDAIRTQASESGAKRRIFEWAVDVGREYHEADAPGVLLTAKHRVADRLVFEQVREALGGHIDFFISGGGSLSPDLCALYHGMGLPILEGYGLTETSPVIAVNPPEEPKIGTIGPPVTDVEVKLDDTVVGEVTGDAGGEVGELLVKGPNVTEGYWNRPEETEAAFTEEGWFRTGDVVELRPDGYVAFRERAKQILVLSTGKNVAPGPIEDAFASSDVVEQCMVLGDGRKFVSALVVPNVEGIREWADREGYDLPDDLRSLCRDDRVDDRIQSEVDAVNERFEPYEQIKQFRLVPEEFTEHNDLMTPTMKKKRRNILDRYADQVDMLYDADAAAARNG; this comes from the coding sequence CGGGACTCCGAAGCGACCTTCGAGGACGAGGTCGTCGGCGACGGGACGCTGGCGCGGATGTTCGAGGACAGCGCGGCCCGGAACGCCGGCGAACCCGCCCAGCGGTACAAGGGCGGCATCTACGACCGCTCGCTCGCGACCGCCGGCGTCGTCTCGGCGGCGCCGGACGGCGACTTCGCGACGCTGACGTACGGCGAGATGCGCGGAATCGTCCGGAACCTCGCCGCCGGCTTCCGCGAACTCGGCGTCGAAGAGGGGTCGCGCGTCGGGATGCTCTCGCACACGCGGATGGAGTGGGCGCAGTGCGACTTCGCGCTCCTCGCGGCCGGCGGCGTCGTCACCACCGTCTACACCTCCTCCTCCGAGCGACAGGTGGAGTACCTGCTGTCGGACCCCGAGGCGTCGGGCGTCGTCGTCGAGAACGCCGACCTCCTCCGGCGCGTCTTCGCCGTCGAGGACGAACTCGACTTGGAGTTCATCGTCCTCCTCGACGACCCCGCGGACGGGAGCGGGATGGGCGGCGCCGTCCGCGACCGCTCGGACGTCTACACGCTCGGCGAGGTGCACGAGACGGGCGCGGCGTCGTTCGACGCGGACGCCTACGAATCGTGGGTCGACGGACGCGACCCCGCGGACCTCGCCTCGCTCATCTACACCTCGGGGACGACGGGACGACCGAAGGGCGTGAAACTCACCCACCGCAACTTCCGCGCGAACGTGAACCAGTGTTACAAACGGTTCGGCCCTCGCCCGGACAAGGACGACGACGTGCCCGTCATCTCGACGGGGTCGACCACGCTGTCGTTCCTTCCGCTGGCGCACGTCTTCGAGCGTCTCGCCGGACACTTTCTGATGTTCGCGGCGGGCGCCTGCGTCGCCTACGCCGAGAGCCCCGACACCCTCCGCGAGGACTTCCAACTCGTCGAACCGACGACGGGGACGAGCGTCCCGCGCGTCTACGAGAAGCTGTACGACGCGATTCGGACGCAGGCCAGCGAGTCCGGCGCGAAGCGGCGCATCTTCGAGTGGGCCGTCGACGTCGGCCGGGAGTACCACGAGGCGGACGCCCCCGGCGTTCTCCTGACGGCGAAACACCGAGTGGCGGACCGACTCGTCTTCGAGCAGGTCCGCGAGGCGCTCGGGGGCCATATCGACTTCTTCATCAGCGGCGGCGGGAGCCTCTCGCCGGACCTGTGCGCGCTGTATCACGGGATGGGCCTTCCCATCTTGGAGGGGTACGGCCTCACCGAGACGTCGCCCGTCATCGCGGTCAACCCGCCCGAGGAACCGAAGATAGGCACCATCGGCCCGCCCGTCACCGACGTGGAGGTGAAACTGGACGACACCGTCGTCGGCGAGGTGACGGGCGATGCCGGCGGCGAGGTAGGTGAACTGCTGGTGAAGGGACCGAACGTCACGGAGGGCTACTGGAACCGGCCGGAGGAGACCGAGGCCGCGTTCACAGAGGAGGGATGGTTTCGAACGGGCGACGTGGTCGAACTGCGGCCCGACGGCTACGTCGCCTTCCGCGAACGCGCCAAGCAGATTCTCGTGCTCTCGACGGGCAAGAACGTCGCCCCCGGCCCCATCGAGGACGCCTTCGCCTCCAGCGACGTGGTCGAGCAGTGCATGGTGCTCGGCGACGGTCGCAAGTTCGTCTCGGCGTTGGTCGTGCCGAACGTCGAGGGCATCCGCGAGTGGGCCGACCGCGAGGGGTACGACCTCCCGGACGACCTCCGTTCGCTGTGCCGCGACGACCGGGTCGACGACCGGATTCAATCGGAGGTCGACGCGGTGAACGAGCGCTTCGAACCGTACGAGCAGATCAAGCAGTTCCGGCTGGTTCCCGAGGAGTTCACCGAGCACAACGACCTGATGACGCCGACGATGAAGAAGAAACGCCGCAACATCCTCGACCGCTACGCCGACCAGGTCGACATGCTGTACGATGCGGACGCCGCCGCGGCGAGGAACGGCTGA
- a CDS encoding cation:proton antiporter, translating to MAAGSNLIYIVAAIIGIGVVSQVLSDRFQVPSVLFLIASGIVLGPEVLGVVNPDSFGGGLSAIVGLSVAIIVFEGAFHLRIQKLREAPAATIRVVTVGALIALIGTAAAIHFLLGSPWTVSFLIGALLVATGPTVIAPILEVVPARDRVEALLETEGIVNDVTAAILAVVIFEAIVADVTEPGAVLTLFAERLGVGVVVGALVAAAMVYGLRYVDLSPGNAPQNARLLVLAGALVAYGAADFIATEAGIAAVATAGILLGNADIPYEEDISAFKGDITLIVLSFVFIALAALLDFGTLIRLGLGGLGVVVVVALVLRPLLMFLSTRGDRFTTGEKWFMSLVGPRGIIPASVATLFAIQLRAEGLTQAADTLVGTVFLVILVTVVFEGGLARQIAEYLDVIPMRVLIVGGGKVGRTLAERLEDRGENVVLIEHDPDIIQIARNAGHTVHQGDGTDTDVLRSAGAGNAKIVVAATGDDDVNLLVAQLANSKFDPETIIARANNPNNVDAFEELGVRTISSVLATAQAIDNYIERPAMMNWMGEIGHSGDVQEVEVTSEEIVGRTVRDIGPELPEGCLIALVARDGQTSVPSADYTIQHGDRITVIGGHDAVREAMAFVNPDS from the coding sequence GTGGCCGCGGGTTCTAACCTCATCTACATCGTCGCGGCCATCATCGGTATCGGCGTCGTCTCGCAGGTGCTCTCCGACCGGTTCCAGGTTCCGAGCGTCCTCTTTCTCATCGCCTCGGGCATCGTGCTCGGGCCGGAGGTGCTCGGCGTCGTCAACCCCGACTCCTTCGGCGGCGGCCTCTCGGCCATCGTCGGCCTCTCGGTCGCCATCATCGTCTTCGAAGGGGCGTTCCACCTGCGAATCCAGAAGCTCAGGGAGGCGCCCGCGGCGACGATTCGCGTCGTCACCGTCGGCGCGCTCATCGCGCTCATCGGAACGGCCGCGGCGATACACTTCCTCTTGGGGTCGCCGTGGACCGTGTCGTTCCTCATCGGCGCACTGCTCGTCGCCACGGGACCGACGGTCATCGCCCCTATCCTCGAAGTCGTCCCGGCGCGGGACCGCGTTGAGGCGCTGTTGGAGACGGAGGGCATCGTCAACGACGTGACGGCGGCCATCCTCGCCGTCGTCATCTTCGAGGCCATCGTCGCGGACGTCACCGAACCGGGGGCGGTCCTCACGCTGTTCGCCGAACGCCTCGGCGTCGGCGTCGTCGTCGGCGCTCTCGTCGCCGCGGCGATGGTCTACGGACTCCGGTACGTGGACCTCTCGCCGGGCAACGCGCCGCAGAACGCGCGTCTGCTCGTCCTCGCCGGAGCGCTCGTCGCCTACGGCGCGGCGGACTTCATCGCCACCGAGGCGGGCATCGCCGCCGTCGCCACGGCCGGCATCCTCCTCGGCAACGCCGACATCCCCTACGAGGAGGACATCTCGGCGTTCAAAGGCGACATCACGCTCATCGTCCTCTCGTTCGTCTTCATCGCGTTGGCGGCGCTGTTGGACTTCGGGACGCTCATCCGCCTCGGTCTCGGCGGCCTCGGCGTCGTCGTCGTCGTCGCCCTCGTGCTCCGACCCCTCCTCATGTTCCTGTCGACGCGGGGCGACCGGTTCACGACGGGCGAGAAGTGGTTCATGAGCCTCGTCGGCCCGCGGGGTATCATCCCCGCGTCCGTGGCGACGCTGTTCGCCATTCAACTGCGAGCGGAAGGACTGACCCAGGCGGCCGACACCCTCGTCGGCACCGTCTTCCTCGTCATCCTCGTGACGGTCGTCTTCGAGGGCGGCCTCGCGCGACAGATAGCCGAATACCTCGACGTCATCCCAATGCGTGTACTCATCGTCGGAGGCGGCAAGGTGGGCCGAACGCTCGCCGAACGCCTCGAAGACCGCGGAGAAAACGTAGTGCTCATCGAACATGACCCGGATATAATCCAGATCGCCCGCAACGCGGGCCACACCGTCCACCAAGGTGACGGCACCGACACCGACGTGTTGCGGTCGGCGGGGGCAGGCAACGCGAAAATCGTCGTCGCCGCCACCGGCGACGACGACGTGAACCTGCTGGTCGCCCAACTGGCGAACTCGAAGTTCGACCCCGAAACCATCATCGCCCGGGCGAACAACCCGAACAACGTCGACGCCTTCGAGGAACTCGGTGTACGCACCATCTCGTCGGTGCTGGCGACGGCGCAGGCCATCGACAACTACATCGAACGGCCCGCGATGATGAACTGGATGGGCGAGATCGGTCACTCGGGCGACGTCCAAGAGGTGGAGGTCACCTCCGAGGAGATCGTCGGGCGGACCGTCCGCGACATCGGTCCGGAACTCCCCGAGGGCTGTCTCATCGCGCTGGTCGCCCGCGACGGGCAGACCAGCGTTCCGAGCGCCGACTACACCATCCAGCACGGCGACCGAATAACCGTCATCGGCGGTCACGACGCCGTCCGCGAGGCGATGGCGTTCGTCAACCCCGACAGCTAA
- a CDS encoding thiolase family protein, producing the protein MPQPVIAAAYRTPFGKAGGVFEDVRSEDLSVALIDHILEETDLDGEDVDDLMWGVAQQRGEQDNNVARVIALLSELGEGTPATSINRWCASSMQAVISASDAVAAGNRDCVLAGGVESMSRVPMDGDSYEHLHPELSETYNVFQLQMGMTAEKVAEEYGVSREQQDEYAAQSHERAAEATDSGRFDDEIVPIETDDGVVTEDEGIRRDTSAEALAGLDPAFTGDGTVTAGNSSQITDGAAALLVTSREFADEHGLDVLAETGANAVAGVDPTVMGIGPVPATRNLLERNGRDVSDYGLVELNEAFASQCLYARDELGVDPERYNVNGGAIALGHPLGASGARLPVTLIHEMIKRDEERGLATLCVGFGQGAAIEFSR; encoded by the coding sequence ATGCCTCAGCCAGTCATCGCGGCCGCGTACCGCACCCCGTTCGGCAAGGCCGGCGGCGTCTTCGAGGACGTCCGGAGCGAGGACCTCTCCGTGGCGCTCATCGACCACATCCTGGAGGAGACCGACCTCGACGGCGAGGACGTGGACGACCTGATGTGGGGCGTCGCCCAGCAACGCGGCGAGCAGGACAACAACGTCGCCCGCGTCATCGCCCTCCTCTCCGAACTCGGGGAGGGGACGCCCGCGACGAGCATCAACCGCTGGTGCGCCTCCTCGATGCAGGCCGTCATCTCCGCGTCCGACGCCGTCGCCGCGGGCAACCGCGACTGCGTCCTCGCGGGCGGCGTCGAGAGCATGAGTCGCGTGCCGATGGACGGCGACTCCTACGAGCACCTCCACCCCGAACTATCCGAGACGTACAACGTCTTCCAACTCCAGATGGGGATGACCGCGGAGAAGGTGGCCGAGGAGTACGGCGTCTCCCGCGAACAGCAGGACGAGTACGCCGCGCAGAGCCACGAACGCGCCGCCGAGGCGACCGATTCGGGCCGCTTCGACGACGAAATCGTCCCCATCGAGACGGACGACGGCGTCGTCACCGAGGACGAGGGCATCCGCCGGGACACCTCCGCGGAGGCGCTGGCGGGTCTCGACCCCGCGTTCACCGGCGACGGGACGGTCACGGCCGGCAACTCCTCGCAGATAACCGACGGCGCGGCCGCCCTCCTCGTCACCTCCCGCGAGTTCGCCGACGAACACGGCCTCGACGTCCTCGCCGAGACGGGCGCGAACGCCGTTGCCGGCGTCGACCCGACGGTGATGGGCATCGGCCCCGTCCCGGCGACGCGGAACCTCCTCGAACGCAACGGTCGGGACGTCTCCGACTACGGCCTCGTCGAACTGAACGAGGCGTTCGCCAGCCAGTGTCTCTACGCGCGCGACGAACTCGGCGTCGACCCCGAGCGGTACAACGTCAACGGCGGCGCAATCGCCCTCGGTCACCCCCTCGGCGCCTCGGGCGCCCGACTGCCGGTGACGCTCATCCACGAGATGATAAAGCGCGACGAGGAGCGCGGACTGGCGACGCTGTGCGTCGGGTTCGGACAGGGCGCCGCGATAGAGTTCAGCCGGTAG
- a CDS encoding molybdenum cofactor guanylyltransferase — protein MTADVRRTGVVLAGGRSTRFEGGDKALAPLDGEPLVRHVASAFAPVVDELVVNCRPEQADDLTAAVGDLSVPLVLAFDPIRDRGPLFGLRTALRHATGAYALAAPCDMPWLSTPLLEHLLSQAVGATGAVLEWERCVRPFPAAIHVDSGLVSCSELLRTGRRGFGAFRSSLGPVVVDERVARAHGAPGILRDVDVRADLPEAARRPDPSGVDP, from the coding sequence ATGACGGCTGACGTCCGCCGGACGGGGGTCGTCCTCGCCGGCGGGCGCTCGACTCGGTTCGAGGGCGGCGACAAGGCGCTCGCACCGCTCGACGGCGAACCGCTCGTGCGCCACGTCGCGTCCGCGTTCGCCCCCGTGGTGGACGAACTGGTCGTCAACTGCCGACCCGAACAGGCCGACGACCTGACCGCGGCCGTCGGCGACCTCTCGGTTCCGCTCGTCCTCGCGTTCGACCCCATCCGCGACCGCGGACCGCTGTTCGGTCTCCGGACCGCGCTCAGACACGCCACCGGTGCGTACGCGCTCGCCGCTCCCTGCGATATGCCGTGGCTGTCGACCCCCCTGCTCGAACACCTGCTCTCGCAGGCAGTCGGGGCGACGGGGGCGGTGTTGGAGTGGGAGCGGTGCGTCCGACCGTTCCCGGCGGCGATACACGTCGACTCCGGCCTCGTCTCCTGTTCGGAACTGCTCCGGACGGGCCGTCGGGGCTTCGGCGCCTTCCGCTCCTCGCTCGGTCCGGTCGTCGTCGACGAACGGGTCGCCCGCGCCCACGGCGCGCCCGGCATCCTCCGCGACGTCGACGTCCGGGCGGACCTCCCCGAGGCCGCCCGCCGACCCGACCCCTCCGGCGTCGACCCCTGA
- the nasA gene encoding assimilatory nitrate reductase NasA produces MARQVSTTCMRCAVGCGHVHREVESGAGIERVTGDPAHPVSQGLACGRGIRESAEPEGEWLTRPLVRRDDELVPTTWENAMCLVASAVSDAAAADPDEVAILGSGQQTNEAAYALGKLARGGLGTRLYDANTTLCMASAVTAYYRAFGSDAPPPSYDDIPEAESHVVWGANPAVAHPVMFRWITDSAQDGDLIVVDPVETESVALADEHVALDPGGDLALAQAVLRRLVDTDRVDETFLSENVVGFDSLRRSLPTVADAAEAAGISVDTVERLATAFESKTLVYWGMGVNQSVRGSATAGALVDLCLASGNLGPGSGPFSLTGQANSMGTRVCSSKGSWPGHRAFDDPEERARVADEWDVPVERLPDDPGPGPVDVLRSDPTVLWTIATNPAAGYPNGGAVRDALEETFLVVQDAFRTKTAEYADVVLPAATWGETEGTAINMERTVSRVRAATDPPTGVHTDLDIICDVARRVVPGLLPSPPADPSKIFDEFRRLTAGTKADCAGITYDRLDAEYAVRWPAKGPTDSTVYRYLTDDGSWSFETPSGLARVSTPAFDAPALPEEPDDTYDLTLTTGRESDGYNTGVRSRGESEPEPLVVRAAPETLEAHADALAVDADETGDAAVDADGEESERHTLLDTRRGTVPAVVEADETVPAGLLWCSIHHPETNRLTVDAVDPHSKEANVKQCAVRLRHPSTPRPEPSPVAEASD; encoded by the coding sequence GTGGCTAGACAGGTCTCGACGACGTGCATGCGGTGTGCGGTCGGATGCGGGCACGTCCACCGCGAGGTCGAATCGGGCGCGGGCATCGAACGCGTCACCGGCGACCCCGCCCACCCCGTCTCGCAAGGTCTCGCGTGCGGTCGAGGCATCCGCGAGTCAGCGGAACCGGAGGGGGAGTGGCTCACGCGACCGCTCGTCCGACGCGACGACGAACTCGTGCCGACGACGTGGGAGAACGCGATGTGTCTGGTCGCGAGTGCCGTCTCCGACGCCGCGGCCGCGGACCCCGACGAGGTGGCCATACTGGGAAGCGGCCAGCAGACGAACGAGGCGGCGTACGCCCTCGGGAAACTCGCTCGCGGCGGACTCGGAACTCGGCTGTACGACGCGAACACGACGCTGTGCATGGCGTCGGCCGTCACCGCCTACTACCGCGCGTTCGGGAGCGACGCCCCGCCGCCCTCCTACGACGACATCCCGGAGGCGGAGTCACACGTCGTCTGGGGGGCGAACCCCGCCGTCGCTCATCCCGTGATGTTCCGCTGGATAACCGACAGCGCGCAGGACGGCGACCTCATCGTCGTCGACCCCGTCGAGACGGAGTCGGTGGCGCTGGCCGACGAACACGTCGCCCTCGACCCCGGCGGCGACCTCGCCCTCGCGCAGGCGGTGCTCCGTCGCCTCGTCGACACCGACCGGGTGGACGAGACGTTCCTCTCGGAGAACGTCGTCGGCTTCGACTCGCTCCGCCGGTCGCTTCCGACCGTCGCGGACGCCGCCGAGGCCGCGGGCATCTCGGTCGACACCGTGGAGCGACTGGCGACGGCGTTCGAGTCGAAGACGCTCGTCTACTGGGGCATGGGCGTCAACCAGAGCGTTCGCGGGAGCGCCACCGCCGGCGCGCTGGTCGACCTCTGTCTCGCCTCGGGCAACCTCGGCCCCGGGTCCGGCCCGTTCTCCCTGACCGGACAGGCGAACTCGATGGGCACCCGCGTCTGCTCCTCGAAGGGCTCTTGGCCCGGTCACCGCGCCTTCGACGACCCCGAAGAGCGCGCCCGCGTCGCCGACGAGTGGGACGTGCCGGTCGAACGACTGCCGGACGACCCCGGCCCCGGTCCCGTCGACGTACTCCGCTCGGACCCGACGGTGCTGTGGACGATAGCGACGAACCCCGCCGCGGGCTATCCGAACGGGGGGGCCGTCCGCGACGCCTTGGAGGAGACGTTCCTCGTCGTGCAGGACGCCTTCCGCACCAAGACGGCCGAGTACGCCGACGTGGTGCTGCCGGCGGCGACGTGGGGCGAGACGGAGGGGACGGCGATAAACATGGAGCGGACCGTCTCGCGCGTCCGCGCGGCCACCGACCCGCCGACGGGCGTCCATACCGACCTCGACATCATCTGCGACGTGGCGCGCCGCGTCGTCCCCGGCCTCCTTCCGTCGCCGCCCGCGGACCCGTCGAAGATATTCGACGAGTTCCGGCGGCTCACCGCCGGCACGAAGGCCGACTGCGCGGGCATCACCTACGACCGCCTCGATGCGGAGTACGCCGTCCGCTGGCCCGCGAAGGGGCCGACCGACAGCACCGTCTACCGCTACCTGACCGACGACGGTTCGTGGTCCTTCGAGACGCCCTCGGGACTGGCGCGCGTCTCGACGCCCGCGTTCGACGCCCCGGCGCTCCCCGAGGAACCGGACGACACGTACGACCTGACGCTCACCACCGGCCGCGAGTCGGACGGCTACAACACCGGCGTCCGCTCCCGCGGGGAGTCCGAACCGGAACCGCTCGTCGTCCGGGCCGCCCCGGAAACGCTGGAGGCGCACGCGGACGCCCTCGCCGTCGACGCGGACGAGACCGGAGACGCCGCCGTCGACGCGGACGGCGAGGAGTCCGAGCGACACACCCTGCTGGACACCCGCCGCGGCACCGTGCCGGCCGTCGTCGAAGCCGACGAGACGGTCCCCGCCGGTCTGCTGTGGTGTTCCATCCACCACCCCGAGACGAACCGCCTCACTGTCGACGCCGTCGACCCGCACTCGAAGGAGGCGAACGTCAAGCAGTGCGCGGTTCGCCTGCGCCACCCCTCGACCCCCCGCCCCGAACCCTCCCCCGTCGCGGAGGCGAGCGACTGA
- a CDS encoding ATP-binding protein codes for MSDPALEVVEFLLTANLYTENRELDENDLPPRYRRVFWTDPPDDDDEDDSDETAPIGIERPLVVTDSIARKATGVERPWEAVSDLMFTQREDFSGRISLTQPDMAIDWFLDRADHERLSTNPTVAAAVEDREEVDVTHAEAREQTRSIQADRVWIDSLLDQYFDEEEDAEMLDLVQVRAPEEIEMTLTDLVLTQDQEGEIQKLMKAIEHREYLADIGLREIGKILFVGPPGTGKTTVSRALAHELGLPFVEVKLSMITSQYLGETAKNVEKTFEVAKRLSPCILFIDEFDSVAKTRRSDEHAALKRAVNTLLKSIDDISLIRDEVILIGATNHPDQLDAAAWRRFDEIVNFPKPDQQMRADILRIITKRMDVAEFDPDSVAERTEGLTGSDLRMVLREAVLEALTEERMSLTQEDILDAVEDFEERDNLKNMDMMSDGEQLVAGDGGGSGDEHSHDHGHDD; via the coding sequence ATGAGTGACCCGGCTCTCGAGGTGGTCGAGTTCCTCCTCACGGCGAATCTGTACACCGAAAACCGTGAGTTAGATGAGAACGACCTCCCGCCGCGGTATCGCCGCGTCTTTTGGACGGACCCGCCGGACGACGACGACGAGGACGACAGCGACGAGACGGCCCCAATCGGCATCGAACGCCCCCTGGTGGTGACCGACAGCATCGCCCGTAAAGCGACCGGCGTCGAACGCCCCTGGGAAGCGGTCTCGGACCTCATGTTCACCCAGCGCGAGGACTTCTCCGGCCGCATCTCGCTCACGCAACCGGACATGGCCATCGACTGGTTCCTCGACCGGGCCGACCACGAGCGGTTGTCGACGAACCCCACCGTCGCCGCCGCCGTCGAGGACCGCGAGGAGGTCGACGTGACCCACGCGGAGGCGCGCGAGCAAACCCGTTCTATCCAGGCCGACCGCGTCTGGATCGACAGCCTGCTCGACCAGTACTTCGACGAGGAGGAGGACGCCGAGATGCTGGACCTCGTGCAGGTCCGCGCGCCCGAGGAGATAGAGATGACCCTGACGGATCTCGTGTTGACGCAGGACCAGGAGGGGGAAATCCAGAAACTGATGAAGGCCATCGAACACCGCGAGTACCTCGCGGACATCGGCCTCCGCGAGATAGGCAAGATACTGTTCGTCGGCCCGCCGGGCACCGGGAAGACGACCGTCTCGCGAGCGCTCGCACACGAACTCGGCCTCCCGTTCGTCGAGGTGAAACTCTCGATGATAACGAGCCAGTACCTCGGCGAGACCGCCAAGAACGTCGAGAAGACATTCGAGGTGGCCAAACGGCTCTCCCCCTGCATCCTCTTCATCGACGAGTTCGACTCGGTGGCGAAGACCCGCCGGTCGGACGAGCACGCCGCCCTCAAACGCGCCGTCAACACGCTATTGAAGAGCATCGACGACATCTCGCTCATCCGCGACGAGGTCATCCTCATCGGCGCGACGAACCACCCTGACCAACTCGACGCGGCGGCGTGGCGGCGCTTCGACGAAATCGTCAACTTCCCCAAGCCGGACCAGCAGATGCGCGCCGACATCCTCCGCATCATCACGAAACGGATGGACGTCGCGGAGTTCGACCCCGACTCCGTCGCGGAGCGAACCGAGGGACTCACCGGCTCTGACCTCCGCATGGTCCTCCGCGAGGCGGTCCTCGAAGCCCTCACCGAAGAGCGGATGTCGCTCACGCAGGAGGACATCCTCGACGCCGTGGAGGACTTCGAGGAGCGGGACAACCTGAAGAACATGGACATGATGTCCGACGGCGAGCAGTTGGTGGCGGGCGACGGCGGCGGAAGCGGCGACGAACACTCGCACGACCACGGCCACGACGACTGA
- a CDS encoding MBL fold metallo-hydrolase, whose translation MRVTLLGTGDTTGTPTVGCDCDTCREARARGVERSRFSVHIENTRTGESLLVDFSPDFRQQFLTHDVPLPDAGLVSHIHFDHVDGLGNAYRVFDDLPVHAADEVDPKTGRSVAGTVSQKYDYLDRITVREQTPFETFRTCGLDVTLVPVDHPPLVCYGLTVEDPETGAKLSLSGDTSYGVPEESREALANPDLFLADAIVPASLCEHHPLGGKHHDADGVPRTFGTKHMTREGALDLAADVNAERTRLVHTAHFYPVEEAFEEPLALDGEQYEL comes from the coding sequence ATGCGCGTCACCCTCCTCGGAACGGGCGACACCACGGGCACGCCGACCGTCGGGTGCGACTGCGACACCTGCCGCGAGGCGCGCGCCCGGGGCGTCGAGCGGTCGCGCTTTTCGGTCCACATCGAGAACACGCGGACCGGCGAGTCGCTGCTCGTCGACTTCAGCCCCGACTTCCGCCAGCAGTTTCTGACGCACGACGTCCCCCTCCCCGACGCGGGCCTCGTCAGCCACATCCACTTCGACCACGTCGACGGCCTCGGGAACGCCTACCGGGTGTTCGACGACCTGCCGGTCCACGCGGCCGACGAGGTGGACCCGAAGACGGGGCGGAGCGTCGCGGGCACCGTCTCGCAGAAGTACGACTACCTCGACCGAATCACGGTGCGCGAGCAGACTCCCTTCGAGACGTTCCGGACGTGCGGTCTCGACGTGACGCTCGTCCCCGTCGACCACCCGCCGCTGGTCTGCTACGGGCTGACGGTCGAAGACCCCGAGACGGGCGCGAAGCTCTCGCTATCGGGCGATACGAGCTACGGCGTCCCCGAGGAGTCGCGGGAGGCGCTCGCGAACCCCGACCTCTTCTTGGCCGACGCCATCGTCCCGGCGTCGCTCTGCGAGCACCACCCGCTCGGCGGCAAGCACCACGACGCCGACGGCGTCCCGCGGACGTTCGGCACGAAGCACATGACGCGGGAGGGGGCACTGGACCTCGCCGCGGACGTGAACGCCGAACGGACCCGACTCGTCCACACGGCGCATTTCTATCCGGTCGAAGAGGCGTTCGAGGAACCGCTGGCGCTCGACGGCGAACAGTACGAGCTCTGA